The Populus trichocarpa isolate Nisqually-1 chromosome 2, P.trichocarpa_v4.1, whole genome shotgun sequence genome has a window encoding:
- the LOC7468771 gene encoding uncharacterized protein LOC7468771 isoform X2, giving the protein MEEVERDFHGMKRKQLQALCKKHGIPANKSNAEMADLLTLTLKRIENPKGQGQGEVQNVSDSMKVTKILKNVKFKPDVEIREYEPSVYKGRKRRRSMVNYGKVIGSPPGSRNREQRTVGRNVDEVVGKKRGRGREKKGSVGVENVDVSDNSRPPVITKEGDVQLVKGEDKSGRRRLRSREVVIEENVEGGEGELVVSRKNSKRGGSRKRGNRDGIRFSDEVSEENVSAKDDAKPANAPSGSRRNARKNESTSLLSVDFGKTESFGKTTRSRAKLRENTSSITADKAETVEVQDEYEKVLQTEEILKGAGRNALGRKSFVPRKRLVVEILSEEGVESVKGGRRSRRNTSKKEGTSLTSGCFCKTEIVGWTSRSRSKLEENTSSVTANKAETIEIQDESQKVLHLEEPLKDFGRYALRRKSIVPQKGVAVETVSKKDLESAKDARRSKRNMAKATDSKPIVQVVTRRRTRFGAQATVESADEITEVNKEHNKAVQLEEFLNAQDRNASRQKSFTAQKGQVESEGPDAKIETIKQSRNADLKFANKVEASGQFSSEIEKAPISIGHVRGSRSNTVVLSPAFATGELGIGEAVGMVGCLKRKRGPTLETDSSTVGECLAGKPSRELAQHASRGNLVGSTVPGKIVEKKQHGISAVPVMVEEALFTEETQIEDTGLTMPEATGDKPNFSLSCSKEVFETSDKKGSESKTSEMRTNFSEVAAGCSNIQEGVDTKTNLQETPSPTSTSVMLCFANQEIPENASQPIVLNEEANTVAGDMEKLAVDAIIEVAVDDPSSRSKEEGGADLGNDNLDEHGQTELQTNASDTFPLANRFSFAKQSDFSGLENGLERKELREDVHLESGDVNDCSTELVDRTSAVEGGFCDLENTGQKIRTNKNEHEEASCDDRPSPAAGEKMVSFITEINLQEDGDVLLIQAAEENQNFISEENSSNVLLVSRRTCTHELLHGEGTCLSAPEKGTDEGENGSVTLVPLQFTGIGKQRLSFYAGDSSEDRKMQHHDEKSTEKINSSCTDEKHVLEENEAAADALPQSSLQEKKEVTFAMKTDICAVETTGESEVTTHSDSGKASTGVNSSPILFEKLGGYNEMNAMRNCSIDASIDVPVSKSHEAVMVMESGRNMDGESDAEQSEFKEEKSGCAVETVHGDDNVCQKVSAEANASSLTWLISKEMEGFEGKTFDMMMGRHSDFLISSKELASGKNTARYQCDQVVRKESVTGALLFELCDHSISDEVAGKADATLTPTIYKELESFGGKKVGSRGNTSKSIEGINMWTDQQIISIGSDSNAGTFTQGMNDGFDEEKTAEVSDGDLYDHISKYGEAADKESLIMTTEKLDMSDTQNEGTAQRNCPVGLGNLFSDYGGEFLKINDAGRNASPDIASADCEGIDETSNGFMGSELELGVKAGKFDDLKEVNALELERSASVSLENRISMDVIAAFNVEKMEDDSKLYQSNIDDENECSIVSLPQVTPKGIAEHSVEEGLLHASKDDCSAALNDASKNIKADRAGSVAVIGKICFEKTEGCTKWTERTPISPQIPISSGKKAQQSSLEQKLFAESSGICGMGSSTDAVSELNVLLSHVAGEKYKSHPGSKSIGNEAGLKVMASNDREQVPLELLTGSDASALFTNWEVNLIQGSGEEDLVEESDGEASKDNLISNDSEHTAWMNKNVEEVLFTNREVNLILGNGEQDQVEKSGVASEDNLISNDPLDEHVAKTSISNETLDDAPLDLKVDNIYYSDIQDTCEIGSGAIDKVSSGAAAKMDMLEEVVIGGIPQTVIPTEASQEMAEIPLQERFLSCSKSEESLSPDTPCRLPEITSGASVVQRNGPESYSEFVPQLYCKDMRSHGGEETTCDYRGSIPTEQGEFHQGDFKVLIAQKVGAEEVREALATDNTNLESNPSDPQEVAIEQANEHPDALNESLLMVGLDYPTQNQQSCGCSLRGDCKHALKERESHSIETEATNCLHQLDVGVFSEEIVDFGNGFVTSPFKRQRDVDSSAGTSVSAFQHRITENDAWVLNLFFEENEQDENQTSVARFLHTNLRNEGAGKVYENIAVTEQAAIQVDEEQHGELWQVMDEQIEEEKHTYFSVSDEPSFEDVEGSKKKDCALLEIDSIQERINCENHQNKSVNTEHSYDSKEKEILIDVNEVNGYHDDVSSEQMGERNSSYLKQYNNESLSVEDIGVIENLSVNVSSKPNISTLDQSTEIINSTSSQDIAVRNDQTHQLKLPSSQKGVSCDKEEETHSSDAKQLTTSLVRREARKTGFVQATPQKMVTYTGMKENLASIKMEKRGNMTAPNPLSKRRALGNLRNN; this is encoded by the exons atggaagaagTAGAAAGGGATTTTCATGGCATGAAGAGGAAACAACTGCAAGCGCTTTGTAAAAAGCATGGAATTCCTGCTAATAAATCCAATGCCGAAATGGCTGATTTGTTGACTTTGACTCTCAAG agaattgaaaatccaaaaggGCAAGGTCAAGGAGAAGTACAAAACGTAAGTGATTCTATGAAAGTGactaaaatattgaagaatgttAAATTCAAGCCTGATGTTGAAATACGTGAATACGAGCCTTCGGTGTATAAAggaaggaagaggaggaggagcatGGTTAATTATGGGAAAGTTATTGGTTCTCCGCCTGGAAGTAGGAATAGAGAGCAGAGAACAGTTGGAAGAAATGTAGATGAGGTTGTTGggaagaagagagggagaggacGAGAAAAGAAAGGGAGCGTTGGGGTGGAAAATGTTGATGTTAGTGATAACTCACGACCTCCTGTAATCACTAAAGAGGGAGATGTTCAACTTGTGAAGGGTGAAGACAAATCGGGTAGGAGGCGACTGAGAAGTAGAGAGGTGGTGATCGAGGAGAACGTTGAAGGGGGTGAAGGGGAGTTGGTTGTTTCTAGGAAGAATTCAAAACGGGGAGGGTCTAGAAAAAGGGGGAATCGTGATGGGATTCGTTTCTCGGATGAAGTTTCTGAAGAGAATGTAAGTGCAAAAGACGATGCTAAACCTGCAAATGCGCCATCAGGATCAAGAAGAAATGCTAGGAAGAATGAAAGCACTTCATTATTGAGTGTGGATTTCGGAAAAACTGAAAGTTTTGGAAAGACTACTCGGTCACGGGCTAAGTTAAGGGAGAATACTTCTTCTATAACTGCAGATAAAGCTGAAACCGTCGAGGTTCAGGATGAATATGAAAAGGTTCTCCAGACTGAAGAAATTTTGAAGGGTGCAGGTAGAAATGCTTTGGGAAGAAAGTCTTTTGTGCCTCGAAAGCGGTTGGTGGTAGAAATCCTATCTGAAGAAGGTGTTGAATCAGTGAAGGGTGGCAGGCGATCAAGAAGAAATACTAGCAAGAAGGAAGGTACTTCATTAACGAGTGGGTGTTTTTGTAAAACTGAAATTGTTGGTTGGACTTCTCGGTCACGCTCTAAGTTGGAGGAGAATACATCATCTGTGACTGCAAACAAAGCTGAAACCATCGAGATTCAGGATGAAAGTCAAAAGGTTCTTCATCTTGAAGAACCGTTGAAGGATTTCGGTAGATATGCTTTGAGACGTAAATCTATTGTGCCTCAGAAGGGAGTCGCAGTAGAAACCGTGTCCAAAAAAGATCTTGAATCTGCAAAGGATGCCAGGCGATCAAAAAGAAACATGGCAAAGGCTACAGATTCCAAACCTATTGTGCAAGTCGTTACTAGGAGGAGGACAAGGTTTGGAGCTCAGGCTACGGTTGAAAGTGCAGACGAAATTACCGAGGTTAACAAAGAGCATAACAAGGCTGTTCAGCTTGAGGAATTTTTGAACGCTCAAGATAGAAATGCTTCAAGACAGAAGTCTTTTACAGCTCAAAAGGGCCAGGTTGAAAGTGAAGGACCAGATGCGAAAATTGAAACCATAAAACAATCTAGGAATGCAGATTTGAAGTTTGCTAACAAGGTTGAAGCTTCTGGACAATTTAGCAGTGAGATTGAAAAGGCTCCGATATCGATTGGCCATGTGAGGGGGTCCAGAAGCAACACTGTTGTATTAAGCCCTGCTTTTGCCACTGGTGAACTAGGAATTGGTGAAGCTGTTGGTATGGTTGGGTGTCTGAAACGAAAGCGTGGCCCAACACTGGAGACAGATTCTTCTACAGTGGGTGAATGTTTGGCTGGTAAACCTTCAAGAGAATTGGCACAGCACGCCTCTAGAGGTAACTTGGTTGGATCTACCGTCCCTggaaaaattgttgaaaagaaGCAACATGGCATATCTGCAGTTCCAGTTATGGTAGAGGAAGCTCTATTTACTGAAGAAACACAAATTGAGGACACTGGATTGACCATGCCAGAAGCTACAGGGGACAAACCTAATTTCAGTTTGAGCTGCTCCAAGGAAGTCTTTGAAACTTCTGACAAGAAGGGATCTGAGAGTAAAACAAGTGAAATGAGAACCAATTTCTCAGAAGTCGCTGCTGGATGCTCTAACATTCAGGAAGGTGTAGACACTAAAACAAATTTGCAGGAAACTCCGTCTCCAACATCAACATCAGTGATGTTATGTTTTGCAAACCAAGAAATACCAGAGAATGCAAGTCAGCCCATAGTCCTTAATGAGGAGGCTAATACTGTCGCAGGTGACATGGAGAAACTTGCTGTAGATGCTATCATTGAGGTTGCTGTGGATGATCCGTCTAGCAGATCTAAGGAAGAAGGTGGTGCAGATTTGGGTAATGATAATTTAGATGAACACGGACAAACAGAACTTCAGACTAATGCTTCTGATACGTTTCCCCTAGCTAATCGTTTCTCATTTGCAAAGCAATCAGATTTTTCAG GGTTGGAGAATGGACTTGAAAGGAAAGAACTGAGAGAAGACGTACACTTAGAAAGTGGTGATGTCAATGATTGTTCAACTGAACTTGTGGACAGAACATCTGCTGTGGAGGGTGGTTTCTGTGATCTAGAAAATACTGGACAGAAAAttagaacaaataaaaatgagcaTGAAGAGGCATCTTGTGATGATAGACCATCACCAGCTGCTGGTGAAAAGATGGTTAGTTTTATCACTGAAATAAACCTACAGGAGGATGGTGATGTCCTCCTTATCCAAGCTGCCGAGGAGAACCAAAATTTCATTTCAGAGGAAAACTCTAGCAATGTTTTGCTGGTCTCTAGAAGAACATGCACACATGAACTTCTACATGGAGAAGGAACCTGTCTGAGTGCCCCAGAAAAGGGCACCGACGAAGGTGAAAATGGTTCTGTGACCCTTGTTCCTTTACAAT TCACTGGTATTGGCAAGCAAAGATTGTCCTTTTATGCAGGTGATTCCTCCGAGGACAGGAAAATGCAGCATcatg ATGAGAAATCAACAGAAAAGATTAATTCAAGTTGTACGGATGAAAAGCACGTTCTGGAGGAAAACGAAGCTGCTGCAGATGCTTTGCCACAATCTTCgttgcaagaaaaaaaggaggTTACTTTTGCAATGAAAACTGATATTTGCGCTGTCGAGACAACAGGAGAAAGTGAAGTTACTACTCACAGTGACAGTGGTAAAGCATCAACTGGAGTGAATAGTTCACCAATTCTTTTTGAGAAGCTTGGTGGTTATAATGAGATGAATGCAATGAGAAACTGCAGCATTGATGCTTCCATTGATGTCCCTGTTAGCAAGTCCCATGAAGCTGTTATGGTCATGGAGAGCGGCCGAAACATGGATGGGGAGTCAGATGCTGAACAAAGTGAATTTAAGGAAGAAAAATCAGGATGCGCTGTAGAAACTGTACATGGTGACGACAATGTTTGCCAGAAGGTGTCTGCAGAGGCAAATGCTTCCAGTTTAACTTGGTTAATTTCCAAAGAAATGGAAGGTTTTGAAGGGAAAACATTTGATATGATGATGGGCCGTCATAGTGACTTCCTTATATCAAGCAAAGAGTTGGCCAGTGGTAAAAATACGGCTAGATACCAGTGTGATCAGGTTGTCAGGAAGGAATCTGTAACAGGTGCTCTCTTGTTTGAGCTTTGTGACCACAGCATCAGTGATGAGGTGGCTGGCAAAGCTGATGCAACTTTGACTCCAACCATTTATAAAGAACTCGAAAGTTTTGGGGGAAAGAAAGTTGGATCACGGGGAAACACTTCTAAGAGCATAGAAGGAATTAATATGTGGACAGACCAACAGATCATATCTATAGGCAGCGATTCCAACGCTGGCACTTTTACACAAGGTATGAATGATGGctttgatgaagaaaaaactGCAGAAGTGAGCGATGGTGATCTTTATGATCATATCAGTAAATATGGTGAAGCAGCTGACAAAGAATCACTGATTATGACAACCGAAAAATTGGACATGTCGGACACACAAAATGAAGGAACTGCACAACGAAATTGTCCCGTGGGGCTTGGTAACCTATTTTCAGATTATGGTGGtgagtttttgaaaattaatgatGCTGGCCGCAATGCTTCCCCTGACATTGCTTCTGCAGATTGTGAGGGTATTGATGAAACATCAAATGGATTTATGGGCTCTGAGCTTGAACTTGGAGTCAAGGCTGGTAAATTTGACGATCTCAAAGAGGTGAATGCTTTAGAGCTAGAAAGAAGTGCTTCCGTTTCTTTAGAAAACCGTATCTCTATGGATGTCATAGCTGCATTTAACGTTGAAAAGATGGAGGATGATTCGAAGTTGTACCAGAGCAACATTGATGATGAGAACGAATGCAGCATTGTTTCTCTTCCACAGGTTACCCCGAAGGGCATTGCAGAGCACTCAGTTGAGGAGGGACTTCTTCATGCGAGTAAAGATGATTGTAGTGCTGCATTAAATGATGCCAGCAAGAACATTAAAGCAGATAGAGCTGGGTCAGTGGCCGTAATTGGAAAGATTTGTTTTGAGAAAACTGAAGGCTGCACCAAGTGGACTGAAAGAACACCGATTTCTCCACAGATACCTATAAGTAGCGGGAAAAAGGCTCAGCAATCTTCATTAGAACAAAAATTATTTGCTGAGTCTTCTGGAATATGCGGAATGGGTTCAAGTACTGATGCTGTTTCAGAGCTGAATGTTTTATTATCTCATG TTGcaggagaaaaatataaatctcatCCAGGTAGCAAGTCAATCGGCAATGAGGCAGGACTAAAGGTTATGGCTTCTAACGACAGAG AACAAGTACCCCTAGAGCTTCTCACTGGATCTGATGCATCTGCCTTGTTCACCAACTGGGAAGTGAATTTGATCCAAGGGAGTGGAGAAGAAGATCTAGTTGAAGAATCTGATGGCGAAGCCTCGAAGGACAATTTGATAAGCAACGATTCTGAGCATACTGCATGGATGAACAAAAATGTTGAAGAAGTCTTGTTCACCAACCGGGAAGTGAATTTAATCCTAGGGAATGGAGAACAAGATCAAGTTGAAAAATCTGGAGTAGCCTCGGAAGACAATTTGATAAGCAATGATCCTTTAGATGAGCATGTAGCAAAGACAAGCATAAGCAACGAAACTTTAGATGATGCTCCTCTTGACTTAAAAGTAGACAATATCTATTATTCTGACATCCAAGATACTTGTGAAATAGGATCGGGTGCAATAGACAAAGTTAGCTCAGGAGCCGCTGCAAAGATGGACATGCTAGAGGAAGTGGTTATTGGAGGGATTCCACAAACAGTTATTCCAACTGAGGCATCACAGGAAATGGCAGAAATTCCGCTACAAGAAAGATTTTTAAGCTGCAGCAAATCGGAAGAAAGCCTGTCTCCAGATACCCCTTGTCGCTTACCTGAAATCACCTCAGGTGCTTCTGTGGTACAGCGAAATGGTCCAGAGTCTTATA GTGAATTTGTACCACAATTATACTGTAAGGATATGAGAAGTCACGGAGGAGAAGAAACAACTTGCGATTACAGAG GGAGCATTCCCACAGAGCAGGGTGAATTCCATCAAGGGGACTTCAAAGTTTTAATAGCACAAAAGGTCGGGGCTGAGGAAGTTAGAGAAGCTTTAGCCACAGATAATACCAACCTAGAATCTAATCCCAGTGATCCTCAGGAAGTTGCTATAGAGCAAGCTAATGAGCACCCAGACGCATTAAATGAATCACTTCTCATGGTTGGCCTTGATTATCCGACTCAAAATCAGCAGTCATGTGGGTGTTCTCTCCGAGGAGATTGTAAACACgcattaaaagagagagagagccacTCCATTGAGACCGAGGCAACAAATTGCTTGCATCAGCTTGATGTAGGTGTTTTCTCCGAGGAGATTGTAGACTTTGGAAATGGCTTTGTTACTTCTCCATTCAAACGTCAGCGAGATGTCGATTCTTCCGCTGGTACTTCAGTCAGTGCATTTCAGCATCGTATAACAGAAAATGATGCCTGggtgttgaatttattttttgaagagaaCGAACAGGATGAGAATCAAACGTCAGTTGCACGGTTCTTGCACACCAATTTGAGAAACGAGGGTGCTGGGAAGGTGTATGAAAATATAGCTGTTACTGAGCAAGCCGCTATTCAAGTTGATGAAGAGCAACATGGTGAACTATGGCAAGTAATGGATGAGCAAATTGAAGAGGAAAAACACACATACTTTTCTGTTTCAGATGAGCCCAGCTTTGAAGATGTCGAAGGTTCAAAGAAGAAAGATTGTGCTCTTCTCGAGATTGATAGCATTCAAGAACGCATTAACTGTGAGAATCATCAGAATAAATCTGTGAATACTGAGCATTCTTACGAttccaaagaaaaggaaatcttGATAGATGTTAATGAGGTAAATGGTTATCATGATGATGTTTCATCGGAGCAAATGGGGGAACGCAATTCCAGCtacttaaaacaatataataatgaaAGCCTCAGTGTTGAAGATATCGGAGTAATAGAGAACTTAAGTGTGAATGTTTCATCCAAACCAAATATATCCACATTGGATCAATCCACTGAAATTATCAATTCAACTAGCAGTCAAG ACATTGCTGTCAGGAATGATCAAACGCATCAACTGAAGTTGCCTTCATCTCAAAAAGGGGTTTCATGTGACAAAGAGGAAGAAACCCATAGTTCGGACGCTAAACAGTTGACTACGTCATTGGTTCGAAGGGAGGCCAGGAAAACTGGTTTTGTTCAAGCAACTCCTCAGAAGATGGTCACTTACACCGGCATGAAAGAAAACCTGGCAAGTATCAAGATGGAGAAACGGGGTAACATGACAGCTCCGAACCCATTATCAAAGAGGCGGGCTCTGGGGAATCTCAGGAACAATTAG